A section of the Engystomops pustulosus chromosome 3, aEngPut4.maternal, whole genome shotgun sequence genome encodes:
- the AMD1 gene encoding S-adenosylmethionine decarboxylase proenzyme isoform X2 encodes MFVSKRRFILKTCGTTLLLQALVPLLELAREYCGFDDIQNFFYSRKNFMKPDHQEYPHRNFQEEVEFLNEIFPNGAAYCMGRMNSDCWYLYTLDVPDGFVINQPDQTLEILMSELDPEIMDQFYMKDGVTANDVTRMSGIRDLIPGSVIDATMFSPCGYSMNGMKSDGTYWTIHITPEPEFSYVSFETNMSQTTYDDLISKVVDVFKPRKFVTTLFVNQSSKCRTAFSCAQKIEGFKRLDRQFAQFNDYNFVFTSFAKIQPQQS; translated from the exons ATGTTTGTCTCCAAGAGACGTTTCATTTTGAAGACATGTGGTACCACCCTCTTACTGCAAGCACTGGTTCCCCTGTTGGAGCTCGCTAGAGAGTACTGTGGGTTTGATGACATTCAG AACTTCTTTTATTCACGAAAAAATTTTATGAAGCCAGACCATCAGGAATACCCACACAGAAATTTCCAGGAAGAAGTTGAATTCCTAAATGAAATTTTTCCAA ATGGTGCAGCTTATTGCATGGGGCGCATGAATTCTGATTGCTG gtacTTGTATACACTGGATGTTCCAGATGGGTTTGTCATCAACCAGCCAGATCAGACACTGGAAATTTTAATGAGTGAGCTTGACCCAGAGATCATGGACCAGTTCTACATGAAAGATGGTGTTACTGCAAATGATGTCACTCGT atGAGTGGAATTCGTGACCTGATACCAGGTTCTGTCATTGATGCTACAATGTTCAGTCCTTGTGGTTATTCAATGAATGGGATGAAATCTGAT ggaACTTACTGGACCATTCACATAACTCCAGAGCCAGAATTTTCCTATGTTAGCTTTGAAACTAACATGTCACAAACTACTTATGATGACCTCATTAGTAAAGTTGTGGATGTTTTTAAGCCAAGGAAATTTGTGACCACCCTTTTTGTTAATCAG AGTTCCAAATGTCGCACAGCATTCAGTTGTGCTCAGAAGATTGAAGGTTTCAAGCGACTTGATCGGCAGTTTGCGCAATTCAAcgattataattttgttttcACCAGTTTTGCAAAGATCCAGCCACAGCAGAGTTGA